The sequence below is a genomic window from Gossypium hirsutum isolate 1008001.06 chromosome A11, Gossypium_hirsutum_v2.1, whole genome shotgun sequence.
AGTGGATCTTTCTTAAAAAGAAATATTCACTTCAATAATTTCTTTCGTGTTAGTATGATTAGGTAGAAAGTAATTAAGTCTTGATGTAGTTAGAAGTGTGTTTTCAATAAAAGATACACGCTATTTTAACTGAAATAGTTAACAGTGTTaactatttgaaataattaatgacattataaaagtagaaatatcaaattatgtctaagttaaaagtatagagacttaaTCTTAGGTTTGAACATAACACAGGGACCAAAGCTATAATTTgaacaagaaagaaaagagaaaataaataatgattaaacataaaaaaatataatttttaaggttaaattttgttattagccCCTATACTTagcaaaaattatgaatttaatctctatatttttatttagccatttttagtccttgtactgtataaaatttaaaattttaatccttaacaaacaataattgttaaatttaataagtaaaattttactatttaaaaaatataatacgtCGAATATATTATCATATCAGATTATTATTTCTACaaattactcactaaaaattcaaTTTCCTTACAATGAAATTTCAAAGTAGAAAAAAAATTCTTGAGCTAAgaataaaatcaaagaaattaaaaCAGAATAAAAAAGAAACACGTGTAAATAGTTGATGTGAAAGTGAGGAAAAAAAGCTCCATGATATAGCCGCCCAATAATCAATGAAGAAGGCATGCTGTAAGGGTTCAACCTAGACCCACCcggaaaccttttctttttcaagtcCAACCCGAACTCACATTAGATGTTGACCGCTCTCACCCCCTTTGTTTTTCTTATCGATCCGGGCCTACCCATTTAAGGCTCCACTTTCTCCTCCCATCTAAACGATACCGCTTCTTGCTTCGAACAAATTTAGACAGAGTAATGTAATTgccatatataaaaatatgtatttccTTAAAAACACCATATTAAACaaaacttacatttttttttcaccTCTCTACTTCTCTCATTTATAATTGGAACCtacaacaaataataattaaaaaaaaaactaatagtaTTTCCATCTAAACTAAAAACACCACCACCATCATCCATTTCATCTGCCTGTGATATCCATATAAACAGCTGGTgacaacttttttcttttcttctcttttcatgCTTTAAGCATGGAAGGActtgaaataataattttttcaccttattttttttcttaatttttttttgtattcccATTTTCACTCTCTCTTTGTGCTTCAAAACCACACCAAAATTCCCATTCAACCAAAAATTGATCTTTTGGACTAAAAAGGGTGTGAAAAGGGGGCATGGCAAATTCAGATCTCATGACTTGAAATCCAGTTGGGATGATTAGTTGTTGTGGTGGTGGTGGTCTAATTTCCTCCTTTTAATGTCTGGGGTAGATGAATGTGAAGAATTTGCACAAGGCACAACTTTTATTTCATCACTTTTACAGCTCAAGCATGTAGCAGCATCCAACACCCCGATGGGGCTTTGGGGCACTGCTGAAGAAGCTGAGAGACGTCCCACATCCGCATTTACTTTAGCAGGCCCTTTGATCAATGAAAAATCTTTCATCACTTCAACACACTTCAACACTCTTCCCTGCAAAAACAAGTCCCACAAACCAAACATATAGAGAACTCTCACTTCACTGACTTGTCGAAAATAAACTTGAAAAGATCAAATGCCAAGATCTTGAAAAGACCTAACACCATAAACAATTTTGTCCTCTCTTGAGTTTTTACTTATGTGGGAACCACTTTctcattgttttttctttttcttttttttttttaccttttctacAGAGATGAAACTTGGAATAGCCTTATCAAGGTCTAATGTTTGCATTCCACCTGAAACAGAAATTGCCACTGCTGCAGCTATTTCAGAAGGTCTGAACTCCAAGAAGTCAATACCTGCATTCATTGGATCAGTCCGAAGTTCAGACCCCATTTATCCTAAATAACAAAAAACTTGTAACACAAGGAATAAAATAGACAGTGAGATAGAAACCTCTGATTGTGCTCATTATCAGTTGTAATGATCTAGACATTGAAGTTGATGATGGACATTGATCATTACAAATTTTACTCATGAAGTAGTCAATGAAGGAGCAAGGGGTAATAACTTGCATTCTCCACTTCAATGTGCTTAAAACCAAAAGCTCCATTCTATATATTGTTTTAGCTTCAAACACAAACCTTGGTTCCCCCACCTAAATCCAGGACAAATCCAACACAATCAGGGAACTGAATAACATCTATTGCCAAACACATCAAACCAAATCTACATGTTCTAATCACCTGCAAATCTACAGACGGTGGCACTTTTGTCTCCTCCATTTTGGCTGCAATTGATAAACAAGCTACTGCCAACAGTTGTACCGTCCATGTTTTACTTCTCTATGTCATCCcaaaagattgaaaaaaagaacataaaatcATGATTGGAAAAGAACAAATGGAAATGATTATGATGTAAGAAATGAAAGAACCAAACATGGCTGAACTTACAGGTAATTCATATACTGATAAGAATCGGTCCAAGTAGTTGATAGATAAGCAAAGACTCAAGGGTCCAAACTGATAGTAAGCACAAGTCTGTTGATCAAAAAATGTAAAGTTAAGTCATAGATGATCTAACCATTTCATACACCACCCATGAGACAATCATTCATAGCACATTATCAATAGCTCAGAAATTGATTGAtccaaacaaaacataaaatccattacagaaaaaaatgaaattgaataagataacaAAGAGAAACACAGAATGTGAGGAGTTTAGATGAGAAAAGACTACAATGTGAGGAGTTTTATTGGAATAAAACTGATTTTGAAGATCACAGACCTTCCAAATCCAATCAAGAGCTTCTCTCCTAACATTCAAGTCCAAATCCCCACTTCTCAGCCTCTTAAGATAATCATCTCTAGGCAAATGCTCTATCTctttttcaatcatttctttgATTCTATCATCACTCTGTATTGCAAAACCAGAGCTACCCATCAAAGAAGTTGATTTGTTGTTTATAAGAAAACGGTGTCGTTGATTAAAGATTTGGTTTTTAAGGTGGTGGTGACAATCAGGAGAAAACCCAAACTCATTTATGGCATTAAAATCACGATCACCATCAAAGCAAGAGCTTGTGTTCTCTGCACAGAGAAGATTTGAGGCTGAACAGTCAAGATTTTCTGCCATTTTCTAGAGAGGGTCCTAAAATATTGATGGTATTATAAAACACCCCAAAAATGAACTAATCAATTCAACAAGGTGAAAAGCTTAGTTTACAAAAGGGTTTCATCAGTGGCTCGTGGGGAAGAACATGTTCATCATTATACAATAAAGCCAAAAAGAAAGAGGGGCTGAGGAGAGACTTCTGTAATGAAAGAAGCTTTATGTAAGGGAACCCATCTTGAGTTTTAGGGTAAAAGGAGAAATGAGGGAAAGTGGAGAAAGCTGCCATAACAATAAGGAAATTGATGGAAAATCTTATAATTTAtgcaaaaatggaaataaatatgCAATAAACTTACAATGACAaactttcttttttatatttttactatttttcatgagaaaaatgagattattatttttcaacaaaaatgAGATTATTTTTGCTTCATATAAAAAAGCTAagcttgtatttttctttttataataaacttataCACTGTAAGCTTACACtggtttaattaatattaagattatATTTATCATTATAATTAGAAAAGGTATATTTATTGAaagatatataaatttttataaactaataaaaataggtgtaattttaatactttattaatttaaaaaattaatttaaaatcaaattgttGAGCGGATGTATAATTAATAAAGTCGTAAATGAACTGTATCATCATATTCATAAAATCGATGGAAGTTTTTAACTGTTCGTTGCTCATCACGTGTCAAATAATGACATCAtcatctaaattttttaaaaataaaaaatatacaaaatacaaaaattataaaaattacaagaaaactaaaaattgtttaaaaacaaaacaaaataaaatacaaaactttTCCAAGAATCCAATCAAATTCCTCTATTGAAAACTAATTTCAAGAATCCAAActttttaatgtaatttgttgGAGGATTTTACTTTTGAgactaatttattaattttcGTTTATAATATTAATTCCAACCTTTACTTGTAAGTTGCTTGCTTTGAAGCCTTATAAGAGGATAATATAATTCTTGAAAAATATTAATCGGTTTTGTATGACgtttgaatttgtttaatattTGAATATTAGCATTTAAATCCAATTCCGGattagaagttttttttttttcaaatatttgaatttgttaaattttaataatagtgTCTATATGTTTCACACTTATCTCATTTATCAGTATGGATGTGAGATATTATCATAATACAATTGTGATAGAAATCCTTAATTTATTAAAGATATTGAAGTTAAACCAtttatataaaatcataaaaaatagttaaagtcaaatttataaatttaaaatcatattgaaaacatttaaaattaaattgtaggtGAGTGGAGGTATCCGGGATAAACTACGAGCCTTGGAGAGCTCAAAAGCACCAAAACAGTGTAGTGGCCTACAAAGTGTCGATACCTAAGGCCAATGTATCGATACTTAGTCCCTGTACTACAATAATTTACATTCTGGCAAACTTGGTACCAATACCCAAGGCAACGGTACCAAACCCTAAGTCATTGAAGCTAAAAATTAGGCGAAAAACACTTAAATCATGATGAAACATATCCATATCATTTCCATGTTCCAAGGCATTATAAATCAATTTCAAATCTCAATAAAACTTGAAAGACATGTCTTACACACATTCGAGGTAAACCATGAAATAAAGCTTGATATAAAACACATAAATGGcttaaattacaaatattttttttttttacaaattcaaaTCCAAACAAAGTATTTGCGTAAATACCATAATTCTAATGCTAAAAACAATCAATTACTGAATTACCACCTTTAAAACCTCAATTAGTGATGTAATGCTCCCGAGTCGAAGTCCAACCTCCTTGGAAAGTCTTAAATCTACTCGTTTTAAACCACTAACACGTGAGCTTGACGAGCTCAGTAAGTAACAAAGGATAAACCTCCTTATCCTATACTTCGATAGTGTTAAGCCCTTTTTAAACATGTCATACAAATTCATTCAAGCCATATTTTAGTGCTACTAACAAATTCATTTAAATCAATTGACTTATAAGGCTCAACCTATATTTTCATGGTTTGTTAACGAATCAccttatgaaattaatgtttaaGGCTCCCATGAAGGGTTCATATAGTGTTTAATCCAACACATATTCCTTTATACCACTACTTCCTAACATTTTCATTGTCTACATATATGTAGACATACATACTGCCACACCCTGAAAATTAGGTTAATAGAATCGGGTAATTATTCGCGGGCTCAAATGAGAAATCAGGATTAGTGTCATAGAAATTAGGAattaatctgtaacacccctatcccgtaaccatcgccggaataagtaaggggcattaccagacttgtaactcatgacagaacggtaaaatgtaaacttctataggtaaacatccaaaagatgccattttcatatggcttatatacaatagtcaaaatatcattctactatattgtctatcctatacatgccataagctaagttcaattacatagttgccgtaatggtagatagtgtgacgaagtgctgatgatccccgaactggtagtcagaatccacaacctataaaccaaaacatgatcgaacggagtaagcttttgtaagcttagtaagttttaagcaaaacaaagtgttctcattcactatcattggtcattcatttcaactattcgatgaagttaatctagagcttcatctcgaactataatatcaataaacgcatcacttggctgtcacatatatactttcgaatgataatgacctagatggtcaaatatttccaaagcaccttcttcatcaattttcaactttcaataatcctttccacttgttcataatcacatccatatttttaagtatttcaacatgacaagtactaaattaccgtaggcacataaagaaccaaacatattccttatcacatatacgtaagcttacaaaacataatccttaccttgaactggcacatctagctgaacccaacccatactcaaatcataaggcttttgggcagaatatgcactaatacataagaatatttcatcacatacttcattatacaagcataccattaccaattagatcattctcatatttggagttataatattaatcacatttacctacctctttgatactgataattcacttcgaaatcactccaccgatgagtaagtaatacgtacctgaacatcttaaatacataatacttatttgatggtaacttattgcAGATACCCAAtaccaaagtcttacttgaatcctagcatttagccgtcgggtctttaaagctcggatatagtacgagcacgaagcctacagacattaatcaggataatattctcgcataaagcctgcggggttttaacccagatatagtactgacacaaatgcccttcgggacttatcacatttatacactttcacatccatcacattggccattcggccttatcacatatatacaccttcacatccatcacatcggccattaggtcttatctcatatatacactttcacattcatcacgttggccactcggccttatcacatatatacactttcacattcatcacattgaccattcggccttatcacatatatacactttcacattcatcacatcagccattaggccttatcacatatacacacgttcacattcatcacatt
It includes:
- the LOC107898682 gene encoding cyclin-D4-2, giving the protein MAENLDCSASNLLCAENTSSCFDGDRDFNAINEFGFSPDCHHHLKNQIFNQRHRFLINNKSTSLMGSSGFAIQSDDRIKEMIEKEIEHLPRDDYLKRLRSGDLDLNVRREALDWIWKTCAYYQFGPLSLCLSINYLDRFLSVYELPRSKTWTVQLLAVACLSIAAKMEETKVPPSVDLQVGEPRFVFEAKTIYRMELLVLSTLKWRMQVITPCSFIDYFMSKICNDQCPSSTSMSRSLQLIMSTIRGIDFLEFRPSEIAAAVAISVSGGMQTLDLDKAIPSFISVEKGRVLKCVEVMKDFSLIKGPAKVNADVGRLSASSAVPQSPIGVLDAATCLSCKSDEIKVVPCANSSHSSTPDIKRRKLDHHHHNN